A region of the Kaistia geumhonensis genome:
CGCGGGTCGAATAGGCGCGATAGCGGACGACGGCGCCGGAGATCACCGAGGCGCCGATATTGTGGGATAGCGCGTAGGTCGTGAACGAGCAGAGCGAAATGAACAGCCAAGAGATCTTCTTGCCGCCGATATGGGCGATCGCGATGCGGTCATACCAGGCGAGCGCGCCATAGGCGCAGAGCGTTGCGAGTACTGCCAGGACCCAGTTGTGCACGCTGATGGCGGCGAGGCTGTCGGCGACAGCCGCGAAGGAGATGCGGCGGAACTCGCGATAGAGAATGAAGACCGAGACGACGACCGCCACCAGTCCGAAAATCGACCAGGCCGCATTGCGGAGCTTCATGTACCCTCTGCTTTCGTGATTGCGGCCGATGTTCATCGACCTCCCCCGAACCGGCGACAGATTGGCATGGCATGCCCGAAGCGGCCAAGGCCTAACCACCCTCATGCAACCGATCGCTCGACGACCCCTCCCCCTATTTCCAGGCCCTTGGAAGCGGGAGCTCGAGCACCATGCCGTCATGCGCGGGTTCGACGCCGGACGGCACCTCCGCCGCCAGCGTCCGATAGTCCAGATCGCCATGCATATGTGTGAAGAGCGTGCGGCGCGGCTGCAGGCGCTCGTGCCACGCAATCGATTCGCCGACGCTGAAATGGCTGGGATGCGGCCGGTAGCGCAGCGCATCGACGATCCACAGCGACAGTCCCTCGAGATGCGGAAGCGTCTCCTCCGGGAGGGCGCTGACATCGCTCGAATAGGCGAAATCGCCGATTCGGAAGCCGAGGCTGTCGATGTCGCCATGGACCTGACGGAACGGCAGGATGTCCAGCCTGCCCCCAGGCCCGTCGATGACGAAGCGTGTGCCTGCCTCGATACGCTGCCGCCCCAGGATCGGCGGATAGCTCCCGCCTGCCGGTGTGCGGAAGCAGTAGCCGAAGGCCTCCTCGAGGCGCTCCTGCGTGGCGTCGTCGCTATAGACGGGGACGAGGCGGCGCGTGTCGAGCCAGAAGGCTCTCAGGTCGTCGATGCCGTGCGTGTGGTCGGCATGCGCATGCGTGTAGAGGACGGCGTCCAGCCGGTCGACGCGAGCCTCAAGCAGCTGCGCGCGCAGGTCGGGGCCCGTGTCGACCAGGACCCGGGTCGGATAGGGGCTGCGGCCCGAAAAGCCGTCGATCAGGATCGAAGACCGTGTCCGGCGATTGCGCGGCTCCGAGGGATCGCACGCGCCCCAATCATTGCCGATGCGGGGAACGCCCGGCGAGGCTCCGCAGCCGAGGATCGTGATGCGGATCCGATCGGCGGCCCCCCCTGTTCCGACCGCCTCAGACATCCGCGTCCGCCTCTTCAAAGGCGGATGCCGGGATCTTCGTGAAGAGGCGGCGGACATTCTCGGTCGTCACACGTGCGATCTCGTCCAGCGAGACGCCGCGGACGTCCGCCAGCACCGCCGCCGTCTCGCGCACGAAGGCCGGCTGGTTGCGCTGGCCGCGATGCGGCACCGGCGCGAGATAGGGCGCGTCGGTCTCGACGAGCAGCCGGTCGGCCGGTAGGTCGCGGGCGATATCCCGCAGCGACTCGGCGCTCCGGAAGGTCAAGATGCCAGAGAAGGATACATAGAAGCCGAGCGCGATGCCGACCTCGGCCAGCCGTCTGCCAGAAGAGAAGCAGTGCAGGATCGCCGGGAAGGCACCGGAGCGGCTTTCCTCCTCGATGATCGCAATCATGTCGTCGTCGGCATCGCGGGCATGGATGACGAGCGGCAGGCCCGTGATGCGGGCAGCAGCGATATGCCGGCGGAGCCCCTCGGCCTGGAGCGCCTTGTGCTCGGCCCCATAGACATAATCGAGACCCGCCTCCCCGATCGCCACAACCTTCGGATGTTGCGACAGGGCGACGAGTTCCCCGGTCGTCACATCCGGCTCCTCATGCGCGCTGTTCGGATGGGTGCCGATGGAGCAAAAGACGGAAGGGTAGCGCTCCGCGATGGCGCGGATCTGGTCGAAACGGCGCACGCGCGTCGAGATCGTCACCATGAGGCCGACGCCGGCCGCGTGTGCGTCGGCGATCAGGCGGTCACGGTCCTGGTCGAAATCGGAAAAATCGAGAT
Encoded here:
- a CDS encoding MBL fold metallo-hydrolase, encoding MSEAVGTGGAADRIRITILGCGASPGVPRIGNDWGACDPSEPRNRRTRSSILIDGFSGRSPYPTRVLVDTGPDLRAQLLEARVDRLDAVLYTHAHADHTHGIDDLRAFWLDTRRLVPVYSDDATQERLEEAFGYCFRTPAGGSYPPILGRQRIEAGTRFVIDGPGGRLDILPFRQVHGDIDSLGFRIGDFAYSSDVSALPEETLPHLEGLSLWIVDALRYRPHPSHFSVGESIAWHERLQPRRTLFTHMHGDLDYRTLAAEVPSGVEPAHDGMVLELPLPRAWK
- a CDS encoding TatD family hydrolase, translating into MLVDSHCHLDFSDFDQDRDRLIADAHAAGVGLMVTISTRVRRFDQIRAIAERYPSVFCSIGTHPNSAHEEPDVTTGELVALSQHPKVVAIGEAGLDYVYGAEHKALQAEGLRRHIAAARITGLPLVIHARDADDDMIAIIEEESRSGAFPAILHCFSSGRRLAEVGIALGFYVSFSGILTFRSAESLRDIARDLPADRLLVETDAPYLAPVPHRGQRNQPAFVRETAAVLADVRGVSLDEIARVTTENVRRLFTKIPASAFEEADADV